Proteins from a genomic interval of Undibacterium parvum:
- the xrtA gene encoding exosortase A, producing MKFYKKGFALTQTKSTFYLKGMLIAFTLLAPFFVYFSTAKSIVGIWNTSETFAHGYIILPISLWLIWRRRDLILGMRAQTCWALLPVLASCGFAWLLAELGDVQVARQYMFVLMLALSAIVVLGWRIAWAMAFPLFFLIFAVPFGEIFLEPLINFTANFTVAALQFTGIPVLREGNSFTIPSGSWSVVEACSGLRYLISSLTLGSLYAYLTYRTTHKRVLFILFSIIVPIIANGLRAYMIVMIGHFSGMTLAVGVDHLIYGWLFFGLVMFFMFWIGSFWREDAAATAALTTDPAISETLPWSQVLLAALSVLICIGLWPAYAAYINRAQQDFPAVQIEQFQSDWKEIAPFSNWKPDFFPAHTELDRAYQNQAQIVGMHLGYYREQARSAGLISSVNQLVKHHENEWREVSSELRTERIGTRTLQVRESRLRGNFDTLLVWQWYWIDGHAIVNLYEGKMLQAKEKLLMRGDDGAALFFYTPFQENPEIARETLRDFLKTNLANLELKLSQSQKFDSK from the coding sequence ATGAAATTTTACAAAAAAGGGTTTGCCTTGACTCAGACAAAATCAACTTTTTATTTGAAGGGCATGCTTATTGCCTTCACTTTACTGGCCCCTTTTTTTGTCTACTTCAGTACCGCCAAATCTATCGTTGGAATCTGGAACACATCCGAAACCTTTGCGCATGGCTATATCATCTTGCCTATCAGTTTGTGGCTGATATGGCGTAGACGAGATCTTATCTTAGGCATGCGAGCGCAAACCTGTTGGGCGCTGTTGCCAGTCTTAGCATCCTGCGGATTTGCCTGGTTGCTGGCTGAGTTGGGGGATGTGCAAGTCGCCCGGCAATATATGTTTGTTTTGATGCTCGCCTTAAGTGCCATTGTGGTGCTGGGCTGGCGTATCGCGTGGGCGATGGCTTTCCCACTCTTTTTTCTGATTTTTGCTGTGCCTTTCGGTGAAATATTTCTAGAACCGCTGATTAATTTTACGGCGAATTTCACCGTTGCTGCTTTGCAGTTTACTGGGATACCGGTACTACGCGAAGGCAATAGTTTTACCATCCCCTCAGGTAGTTGGTCGGTGGTCGAGGCTTGTAGTGGCTTGCGATATTTAATTTCTTCACTGACTCTTGGTTCGCTGTATGCCTACCTGACTTATCGCACTACCCATAAGCGCGTACTGTTCATCTTGTTTTCGATTATCGTGCCGATTATTGCAAATGGCTTGCGTGCCTATATGATCGTGATGATAGGCCACTTTAGCGGCATGACCTTAGCGGTTGGGGTCGATCATCTGATTTATGGGTGGTTGTTTTTTGGCCTGGTGATGTTTTTTATGTTTTGGATAGGTAGTTTTTGGCGCGAGGATGCCGCCGCGACCGCAGCGCTTACGACAGATCCAGCAATTTCAGAAACTCTGCCTTGGTCGCAAGTGCTTTTGGCGGCCTTGAGCGTACTTATTTGCATAGGTTTGTGGCCAGCGTATGCGGCCTATATCAATCGGGCCCAGCAAGATTTTCCTGCGGTGCAAATCGAACAATTTCAAAGCGATTGGAAAGAAATAGCGCCCTTTAGCAATTGGAAACCAGATTTCTTCCCTGCGCATACCGAACTTGATCGTGCCTATCAAAATCAGGCTCAAATTGTAGGTATGCATCTAGGCTATTACCGAGAGCAGGCTCGTTCAGCCGGCTTGATTAGTTCGGTCAATCAATTGGTCAAGCATCATGAAAATGAATGGCGCGAAGTAAGCTCCGAGCTACGCACCGAACGTATAGGGACGCGCACGCTGCAAGTGCGGGAAAGCCGCCTGAGAGGGAATTTTGATACTCTATTAGTCTGGCAATGGTATTGGATAGACGGTCATGCCATCGTTAATTTATACGAAGGAAAAATGCTGCAGGCAAAAGAGAAATTGCTGATGCGAGGCGATGATGGTGCCGCACTGTTTTTTTATACGCCATTTCAAGAAAATCCAGAAATAGCCAGGGAAACTTTACGTGATTTCCTCAAAACCAATCTGGCAAACCTGGAATTAAAATTAAGCCAAAGCCAGAAATTTGATTCAAAATGA
- a CDS encoding flagellar basal body-associated FliL family protein has product MRDSKISAIIFGALLTVAMLSPVDVMANSGGGSASAGAGNSAKLEPFIVNLSSFEKYLQVSLTLQVATPEMAEKVKLLMPMIRHGMILILSSKEASQLQSGEGKIEVMDEIKEKVNKLLQVKEHDGVSDIFFENFIIQ; this is encoded by the coding sequence ATGCGCGACTCTAAAATTTCGGCAATTATTTTTGGCGCTCTGCTTACAGTTGCGATGTTGTCCCCGGTCGATGTGATGGCAAATTCTGGCGGAGGTAGTGCTAGCGCCGGGGCCGGAAATTCAGCAAAACTGGAACCCTTTATCGTCAATTTATCTAGTTTTGAGAAATATCTGCAGGTCTCATTGACGTTGCAAGTGGCGACGCCAGAAATGGCTGAAAAAGTTAAGCTACTCATGCCCATGATACGGCATGGCATGATACTGATACTTAGCAGCAAAGAAGCCAGTCAGCTTCAGTCGGGCGAGGGAAAAATAGAAGTCATGGATGAAATAAAAGAAAAAGTGAATAAGCTTTTGCAGGTAAAGGAGCACGATGGTGTTTCCGATATTTTCTTTGAAAATTTCATTATTCAATAA
- a CDS encoding TIGR03088 family PEP-CTERM/XrtA system glycosyltransferase — protein sequence MKTTPLVVHLIYKLDFGGLETLLVDSVNRMPVDKYRHAIICLTDYTEFSKKITRPDVKIFALNKPPGLGLETHLNIWKLLRRLRPSILHTYNLSAIEYALAASLAGVPVRVHAEHGRDATDPEGKNWKHNLLRRSLIPLIDYFVPVSADLQRWLSQAIRVPAAKNKLIQNGVDTKKFRPATTNVGALHGRHFPENCFVIGTVGRIQDVKNHRALIDAFIQLRALLPQHKETLRLAIIGDGPLLPALRACVADAGLNEYVWLPGARDDIAQIMQTFSLFAMSSIAEGTPVVLLEAMATGLAVVASKVGGIPELVIAGATGSLVDAYAMQTFDARAFAMAISAYVQAPELLLQHGTAGRTRVEKIYSIEAMLASYMEMYDALLAAKTRH from the coding sequence ATGAAGACCACTCCTTTGGTCGTCCATTTGATCTATAAATTGGATTTTGGCGGGCTTGAAACTTTGTTGGTCGATAGTGTCAATCGCATGCCTGTGGACAAATATAGACATGCGATTATTTGTTTGACCGATTACACAGAATTTTCAAAAAAAATCACACGTCCTGACGTAAAAATTTTCGCCTTAAATAAACCCCCGGGCCTAGGTTTGGAAACGCATCTGAATATCTGGAAACTGCTACGGCGACTGCGCCCCAGCATATTGCATACCTATAATTTGTCGGCCATAGAATACGCGCTAGCAGCTAGTCTGGCTGGCGTGCCCGTCCGTGTGCATGCCGAGCATGGACGGGACGCCACAGATCCAGAGGGAAAAAATTGGAAGCACAATTTATTGCGACGCAGCTTGATACCATTGATCGATTATTTCGTCCCAGTTTCTGCTGATTTGCAGCGCTGGTTGAGTCAGGCGATACGGGTGCCCGCCGCAAAAAATAAGTTGATACAAAATGGCGTTGATACAAAGAAATTTAGGCCCGCGACTACCAATGTTGGGGCGCTGCATGGCCGACATTTTCCTGAAAATTGTTTTGTCATCGGTACTGTCGGCCGAATACAGGATGTTAAAAACCATAGAGCTCTGATCGATGCGTTTATCCAATTGCGTGCCTTGCTGCCGCAACACAAAGAGACGCTGAGATTGGCGATTATTGGCGATGGCCCTTTGTTGCCAGCGCTGCGTGCTTGCGTTGCCGATGCTGGTTTGAACGAGTATGTCTGGCTGCCCGGTGCCCGCGATGACATTGCGCAAATCATGCAGACATTTTCGCTGTTCGCGATGAGCTCAATAGCAGAAGGCACACCTGTGGTTTTATTGGAGGCGATGGCAACAGGTTTGGCCGTGGTGGCGAGCAAGGTTGGCGGGATTCCTGAGCTAGTGATAGCTGGTGCGACCGGTAGCTTGGTCGACGCCTATGCGATGCAGACTTTCGATGCGCGTGCTTTTGCAATGGCCATTTCCGCTTACGTGCAAGCACCAGAACTATTGTTGCAACATGGCACAGCGGGGCGTACACGGGTAGAAAAAATCTATAGTATTGAGGCGATGCTGGCATCCTATATGGAAATGTATGATGCTCTGCTCGCCGCAAAAACACGACATTAA
- a CDS encoding IMPACT family protein, protein MFQLSSAVYSEIEIKKSRFLGQLYPVRSRAESREKLAEIRNQHPNAVHVCWVLLCEGDSGLDDDGEPSGTAAKPMYNVLVHKQLFNVLAVVVRYWGGIKLGAGGLTRAYGQAISDACKLAQLHPIEIQIEVLFSVQFADESSLRRYCEQVDVLVLDTCYEDRAIVRLLIKRSQAEQFEREVFDLLRGNLHKLKQVSGEIS, encoded by the coding sequence ATGTTTCAACTTAGCTCAGCTGTTTATTCCGAAATCGAAATAAAGAAAAGCCGATTTTTAGGTCAACTCTACCCTGTGCGCAGCCGTGCAGAATCTCGTGAAAAATTAGCCGAAATACGAAACCAGCATCCGAATGCCGTGCATGTGTGCTGGGTTTTGTTGTGCGAAGGCGATTCTGGTTTGGATGATGATGGTGAACCATCCGGGACCGCCGCCAAACCCATGTACAACGTACTGGTGCACAAACAATTGTTCAACGTGCTTGCGGTGGTGGTGCGCTACTGGGGCGGTATAAAACTTGGTGCCGGTGGTTTAACGCGTGCCTATGGTCAGGCTATATCTGATGCCTGCAAACTAGCGCAACTGCATCCTATAGAAATACAAATAGAAGTTCTATTTTCTGTGCAATTTGCCGATGAATCGAGTTTGCGGCGTTACTGCGAACAAGTGGACGTGTTGGTGCTAGACACTTGTTACGAGGATCGTGCAATTGTGCGTCTGCTGATAAAGCGCAGCCAGGCAGAACAATTCGAACGTGAAGTTTTTGATTTACTACGCGGCAATCTACATAAGTTAAAGCAAGTGAGTGGCGAAATTTCGTGA